aTTGCACTTCTAATGCCCCCCTAACATAACTTGGCTTATGCCACACATTTCCATAAATGCAACACATTAATCAAAGAATCTTTTCCTGCCCCTTGAATTTTTATCATTTCTTTTCAGAACAATCTTAACGAGCTTCACAGAATCAGTTGTATGTTTTTTACATAAGCCTTTTCCAAATAGATCGCTCCTGTTATTTATTGAGACTGCTTGCAGCGTACTAAAATCATGGTCTGGACAGACCTAGGTAAATATTACCATAGCAATTTGTTTATATTGTTATGGTATTTGTATGCCTCTCCCTGGGCATTAAGTTCTTGCTGGGAAGTTTACAATAAAGCCCTATATTCTATTGCAGCCATATATTCTGTTGTTGTGTGAGATTTGCTTTTTACTCTTACAAAGTGAATCATAGATACCTGTTAGATATATGTAAATCTGAgtgaaacaaaatattaaaaggaaaTTCAGCTTGCTTGTCACCTGAATAAGCACTAACCTGGTGGGTTGGATATTATTTGGATCATCTGTTGGTCATTTTTGCTGGCATtttgcaatgggagctcattAAACAAATAAGTGCATTGAAATCAGCACCATTTACAAAGCAGTAGTCAAAATTGTCTTCATTTCCCTGTTTAAGCATCCTTGCGGAAGTCAAGTTTTGCCTTTCTAATTAAATATTTGACTACACAAAGGTAACATTAGTGAAAAGCAAAGTTAAGCAAGCAAACAATTGACAAGAAAAAATAATCTTTAACTTGGGGCTAAAGACATAACAGTAAAAGATGTTAAAAGCAATCTTCCACAGTCATGCATTGGAGTTTTGAAAGTTTAAGACTCTAGAAATGGTCACATAAATTAGTTACACAGTTCCTCTAATCTGAAAGTATCCTCTCCCTGGCTTATTTAGAAGGAATGTTTACAATGAATATTTTTATAGAAAACTGATATTTTGTGGTTGCGGTTCAAGTGTAGTGTAAAGcaaggaacctatggccctccaggtcttgGGGCTCTCCAACAAGATAGGTAGACTTCTGATACGTATCTtattggccaccatgagaacaggatgttgagctagatgggcctttgctatgatctagcagggcttttcttattaTATGTAACTCCTGttagccccagcaaacatggtcaatggtcatgatggaagatgtagtccaacatttgaagggccacaggttccaatTATTAGCCGAAAGTGAGAGATTTTTCAGATATTATAGTAAAAATAACACCAAAATAAGCAAGAGAAGCCAAAGGAAGAGTCTAGAATATCTTCAATTGTTCATCAGAAATATATGTCTTGGAACAGGATTGTTTTTATCTGGCTTGTGATACATTTATTGCCTAGAATGTGAGAGTTTCCagatcttatacagtggtaccttgggttacatacgcttcagattacatacgcttcaggttacagactccgctaacccagaaatagtgcttcaggttaagaactttgcttcaggataagaacagaaattgtgctccagcggcgcggcggcagtaggaggccccattagctaaagtggtgcttcaggttaagaacagtttcaggttaagaacggacctccggaacgaattaagtacttaactcgaggtatccattcttaaagaaatcagccctgagtgctcactggaaggacagatcctgaagctgagactccaatactttggccacctcatgagaagagaagactccctggaaaagaccctgatgttgggaaagatggagggcacaaggagaaggggacaacagaggacgagatggttggatagtgttctcgaagctaccagcatgagtttaaccaaactgcgggaggcagtggaagacaggggtgcctggcgtgctctggtccatggggtcacgaagagtcagacacgactaaatgactaagcaacaacaaccactgtagttaaaataaTCAAAACTAGGCCTCTGACagttcagtattattattattatttgggagccttggcatcccttccaactctaaaatactatgattctgattctatgattctatgatttcttattcactcttcaccataaggtcccaaggcaggtttCAACCATTTAAAATTGCAATGCTAAAACACTTAAAGGAGATTGCAgtctgttgaaattttgggaggttggataattgcaatggaatggtctcagtggtggggtgcacatatttgttcttatttatttatgattattactttaattttaaaaaattaaaattaaaaaaaacaacagaagagaTTGCAGTCAAGAGAATAGGGTGGgttcaaaatctctctctctcccactcaaaTGTCTGGTGCCAGGGTAAAGAGATGCACACCTTCAGCATATGACAGGTGCCAAAGGAACTTCTGTGGGGAATGAATTCCACAACCTGAGGGCTGTCACAGATAAAGTcctctcctgggccaccaccTCTTGAATTATCTCTCAAGAGGGTCCCCTCTGCCTATTGGTGAGAGGGGGGAGTTCTGCAAGGGATTTGCCCCAGAGGCAGTGAAGACGAGACGAAACGCCACACACCTGAAtgcctctctccccccaaaacttgGCAAGAGAGGCATGTTCCGCTGCTCTTGGCAGTGGTGGAGTGAGCGGGGAGGTGCTTCCACCGCCTAAGGTGGCTGCTTGTCACAGGGGAACTCACCCCACCATTTCCACCAGCAGCAGAATATCCCCCTATACACACACTGAGATGGCCATTTTTCATTGAAGCTTTTCACTCTGAGTTTCCCAAATGATGCTGAGCTCAATGGATCCATGGCAGCCTTTTATGTTCCTAAGGGCGATGTAACAGGAGAGGATGACAGCCCTCCCTGACTACTGCGTATAGGAGAACTTTCCTAGTTCATTCATGGATGTGCATGCATGTTTCTAAGTAGACTTCAGAACAGATGCCCTTATATTCATTACCTATTCACATGTGCATCTGCTTACTTGGCAAATTATTGTATTTGGTTATATTTTAATATGGATTGGGCCATTTCATTTATTGTCTTCTACAATGGAGATTGGTTAAGCATCGAATTGGAAAAGGGGCTTATGGTTTATGGTTACTTTGCTTTTCCCCCCCCATACAGCAGCCATCTACCTTTGCCAAAGCTCGGCAGATTATTCAGGCCAATGGGTTGGGGCTCCAGGGACTCAACAAAGGCTTGTCTGCTACTTTGGGACGTCATGGAGTTTTCAATATGGTCTATTTTGGTTTCTACTTCAATGTGAAAAATATCGTTCCCGTCAGCAAGGTGGGTGCCTCATTCTATAAAATAAGAAACATAATATAGTCATGACTGAGACCATTTGTGGTTGACAGAGCAAAAGGCAGGGAGGTCAAAGGTAGGCATATCCAGAGCCAGcgacaggcagagccagctaattctagttttgtcaccATCCTCCTCTTTCATGTTCAGAGGCAGAATATCTATGAATGTCAGATGTAGAATGAAGCAGCAAAGGAATTCTGCCCTGCTTATCAACTTCCCTGAGGCATTTAGCAAACCACTGTTGAAAACACTATGATGAACTAGATCCAAcagtttttggactccaactcccatcatcccaagctagcatgaccagtggtgagggatcatgggaactgtagttcccaaaaaagtttgggaaactctggactAGATGGAGACAAGACCTCAATCTGGAAATAAGGCAGAGTCTCAGTCAGTTATCAACCCTATGCTTCTGCATTTATTTCTGCAACACccatttttttagaaaacaaactaATGACACACACTAAGGAAACAACAGACTTGCCCAAAATTATGAAATGAGTACAAGGCAGATTTGGGTGTCCAAGCTCCACAGCTCATTATCATTCCTTTAACCCAACACTGTATTGTGTTGTTTCCCTGGGAGGATATTTAACTTCAATTATGATAATGATGAGGCCATAGGGCTTTAAGGGAAGCAACTAGTGTATCCAGTTCCTAAACCATAGAGTTCCTAAAGCATATGCATCCTACTCACAGTGCATACAGGCCTATCATACAGTGACTGATGCTAGCAATCACCTACTTCCTTTTTGTGGTGGCTTCGCCAACACTTGCGACATGTCATGAAAACTCTAAAACTTGCAGCAGAAGTTCCTCTGCTGATAAGTGTCTCTACCAACTTGCTCATAATTTGTTCTCTGAACTCTAAAACTTGCAGCAGAAGTTCCTCTGCTGATAAGTGTCTCTACCAACTTGCTCATAATTTGTTCTCTGATTTCAGTATATAAAACTTATGCCAGCAGCCTGGCAAATATGTTGGGTTGTTATTTGACAGTCTTCCAAAAGCTTATTATAGTAAGTTATTATACTGCTTTTCCAATCCCCAAAGTTGTTCCTTCCCATTTTTGACCTGTATTTAACATACAGTATTCTCTACCATTTTTCCAAAACTTGGTGTGAACCCATCCAATCTTCTTAACAGGAAAATTACAAGCTCCATTAGCAGCTTATATCCTATCTGATAATGcattaattatattaatttaaaattGCGCTTCTTGACATTTTAGCTAAAATAAACTATGTTTTGAGCTTTAAGGTGTAAAACTGGAGCTTTTTAGTGTGGACAGACAGAATCTGGCCCGATCCCACATGTGGATTTTACGCCCATTTTGCTCCTTCTAAGGAATCTTCTGACAATGTGTCGCAACAAATGTGCTCTGTATGTTACTATATTGTTTAGAAATTAGGGGGTCTTTTCTTGCTTCCCTGGTTCAAGAAAAAAGGGGTTTCTTAAAGTCATATTGTAAAGTACCTAGGAAATCCAATATGACAGCATTCGCTGGCAGCTCCCAGCGTTCACACATATGGGATTAGACTTTATTAAGGAAAATTTCACTTCCAAATAAACTAATTGAGCACTTTGATGTTCCAGGGTAGGAAGGCTGTCTGAGGAAATATGAACACAGTTGGATTGTCTCAGCCCATACAGAAAAAACGTTGTTTTAAGGCTGACTTTACAGCCAGCTTCTACCTTTTGAAACCAGGGCAAAATAGTCGGCTTTGGGAACAATGTGTTGTAAATTCTTCAGCCAATTAGCTTAGTGAGTTACTACTGTTTATAATGCACAGGGCGCTGCTGTCTGCTTTGCAGTTGCACCGCTGTTGGATTGTTAATAGCAGGAAGCCGTTACTGCTTAGTACAGTGCATCAGCTACACGTGAAACTAAATGTAAAAAACCtggagggggaaagcagcagacTGAGATTAGCCTTTATTTAATTTAACATTTGGGGGTCCAACACACAAATGAGCATTTTAGTAGGCTTCATGGTGGAAGTTGCTGTCATTTGTAAAATATTCTGGCCAATTAGCTAATAGTGTGCTTGGATTTCTCCCGTTTTGATACAGTAATACTAAGTACATTGTGAAGCCCAATTATACAAATCATCCCCATATGCCGTACCGGTCTTGCTTTATGAACTGTGTTTATAAATCCTGTGTGAGGAAATGTGTACTTCAGCAATTTAGACCATGTGTAAAAACATAGCCAATAGGATTGTCAAGAAAACAAGCCCCAGCGTAGGAAATCCTAATGTGTTCCGCTAGAATAACAGGAGTGTGTCGTGTCGTGCAAGACTTCTGATTAAATGCATATTACTTTATAGTCTTTAACCAATTGAGGTGCTTCTGTGCCTCttttagtttctttctttctgtctccctctctcattcATTTTCCCCCTCTCCTACCTGCTCCccttttgtttgttgcttttttgtttgtttgtttatctaggATCCGACCTTGGAGTTTCTGAGGAAATTTGGAATCGGGCTAGCCTCAGGAACAATAGCCTCAGTTATTAACATCCCTTTTGATGTTGCAAAAAGTCGGATTCAAGGACCACAGCCGGTTCCTGGAGAGATCAAGTACAGGACCTGTTTTAAAACTATGGCAACGGTCTATAAAGAAGAAGGGTAAAGCATTCTTATTTCAATCATAAATATCCAGGTCTCTGGCTTGTTCACATGAGTCCATAAAACCACATTGTTATATTTCagatttgatgaggcccataAAAGCCACCCTTCGCAGTGCTCATGTATCAGGAGCGCTCCAGAGTGCAGCATTTCAGAAATGTGCATATAAGCATTACAAAGGAAAAGTATTGCTTTATCTGAATTTTCTGGATTTTtatttactacacacacacacacacagagagggggagaatgtaTAAAATATCCTAATAAGTCTACAGCAAGTCATTTCTGCTTTTTCACCATTGCATCAGTCTGGTAGCTGTAGACATCTTTCAACCTCAGTATTGTTAATTAGAAAATATATAATCTATTTTATTGCTCCAATTGTGAATGTGGAAgagttgtagctcagtgataggatCACATACTTTTCAAGTGAAAGgtcctggttcaatccctagcatttcCAAGTAGGGTTGACCCAGGAAAGAAACCTGTCTGAAAATCTGCTAGTCAATGTCAGAAATAGTGAGTTAGATGGACTCTGTTGGTAaaaagccagcttcctatgttacaaGATTCCAAAGTAGCCCctgacagaagtgctgttttagggggtgaaCGGATGTGATGCTATAATGGTCTTCTCATTTTCAGAGAGCAGCTGATGAGCCTGTCTTGTTCTCATTCTTGTATACTAGGCAGCTGAGGAGAAGTCCCAGTTCCCTTAAGTAAGCGACTGGGCAATCCAGAAAAATGGACCCTGATAACTCTGCCACTTTCTAGGATTTTTTCCAGTTGAATTTGTTGAGGAGGAATATTTGAACCAGTGGCATTCCCTGCTCCACTCAGATCCAAATGGCATCAGGCAACATGTACTGAATATTTTTCTCGTGGTAGCATTAGAAAACGCAATCCAAAATCGGAATCCCATAAAGTGGCCAGCATACAGGACAAAGAACAAGAACTTCAttttaacagatttttaaaatgtccacTTGATTGCATCTTACTTTGCCCCAATCAATCTTGGAATATATCTCTAGAGTGGCTGAAGGACAATTAAAACTGTCCACATTTCAGAACTGGTCATAAAATTTATAGAGAACATGGAGATCATCAAATAAATCTTAGcctttctctctgtctttctttccCCCGTTTCTGTTTCTTTAGAGATTGGAGCGTTTGTGTTGACCATTCCATGCTAGCCTCAATAGCAAGATGAGAATGCAAACATTGACTTGGTGCATTCGTACCAAACTGCTGCAGTATAATTTCTCTCATTTTTGAAACTAGCATGTAAGGAACACCCTGAACTTAGTGTATGTAACATATGTCTAAAGTGAGGACTCAGGCACAGCAATATTGTTCAAGTAGTGTACTGCATTTGTATACTTCATTTGTATTTATACTTATTTTCAATCCCTACATACCACCTCATATCAAGAGTTCTCTGGAAAGTtcacaactaaaaaaaaaaagtatagtgCAGCTGCTATTAACAAATAGCAAATGTCTCATTAATTAAAGTCATGTTTTTGAGTAGAAGGGATCACAGCAAAGCCACCGTAGCTGAACATTAATCTGCTATTTATCCTGGGCCAAGATGTTAAAATCCAAGCATTGTATACATTTGTTATTTCGCATACATTTTTAGTGCATTGTCTCAGAAATTGAGCAAATATACATTCTTCCTCCCTCtaccaatttaaataaaaacattctTCATTGTTTTCTACAGTTTTCTAGCCTTGTACAAAGGATTGGCACCTAAAATCATGAGACTAGGACCaggtaattattttattttaaaaatctagtgCATTTAATCCTGCCTTGATCGTATTTTTGCAAATGTTATCTTAATATTCAATATTACTGTTAAATATTATTAAGacgaaatatatataaatacaaacaTTGTATTATTGAAATTAAATtactgtttggggttttttttatcttattgcAATATTTCATTGCTCTTATAGCAATTGATGCAGCCTCATTCATAGCTGTCTGCAGAAACATGGGGCAGAAACATGGAAGGAAACCTTCCTTTATGGCTGATCCATATAATCAGGCACACACCTTTTTAAGTGTGTAAGCATCTTGTGTGTTTAGAATGCATTCTATATACCATTCGCAAATTCTTATAGCCCTGTACCTGTAGATGTGCAAATGTAGAAATAAACATGAGGAGGAAAAAATGGGATTGGCTCTTTTCTCAGTCTCCTCAATTGTGTTGTACCGAATGATGTCACCCCTTTaggtgcaaggacttccacttgtacaACCAGacttcttccctcttccctctccctaCAACCGCAAATCTTCTCTGGGTGGTGGGGTGCAGAGGCATGcagggagaaaaggaggaggagaagtcctGTTGATAGGCAAAACTCCATGTACTAATAAGTTGATTTTGTTGGTTACAACCCATTGATTCTAACCTGTGCCCAGGATTTATGCCCTAACACATATATGTTGGGAAGGGTGATCTGTACCCTGTAACAATGCAGAGCCTATACACAGAAGCTATAATCAATATAGCAAGGGCAAGGGCAAAGTTGGCAGCCTCAGTCTCATTTCCCTCCTCCATGTATTCATTTACACCATGGTTTGACATGGGTTAAAATGTCAATTTGCTTTGTGCATCCGATGAGTCAGGCTTTTGCCGGTAGAACTTATGCCATAAATAACCTGGCATATCTCTATCACACAGTATTTCTGACTTTGGGTTGGCTTGATAACTTCCCTgtgttaacaaaataaaaaaattccttccagtagcaccttagagactaaatttgttattggtatagtggtacctcaggttacatatgcttcacaggttacagactccgctaacccagaaatattgcttcaggttaagaactttgcttcaggatgagaacagaaatcatgctccggtggcgcggcggcagcaggaggccccattagctaaagtggtgcttcaggttaagaacagtttcaggttaagtacagacctccggaacgaattaagtacttaacctgaggtaccactgtattagcttttgtgtgcatgcacacttcttcagatagtaaGCCGTTGCCATTAGAACTGCCATATCGCATCATCTCAAAAGCAACAGTTGGTATCCAGTGCACCTTAGTTGCACTCACAGAAGGATCCCATCCAAGAGCAGTAACTCCTTGCGTTCTTGAAGCAAAAACATTGGATTCTATCTAATGTTTTTTTTCATTCACACAGTCAGCTGCAGGTCATAGAAAGATGGAATGACCCTTAgatctagttcaggcataggcaaacttggccctccagatgttttgggactacaactcccatcatccctcaccactggtcctgttagctagggatgatggg
The nucleotide sequence above comes from Podarcis raffonei isolate rPodRaf1 chromosome 1, rPodRaf1.pri, whole genome shotgun sequence. Encoded proteins:
- the SLC25A21 gene encoding mitochondrial 2-oxodicarboxylate carrier isoform X4, translating into MTGKARGFGREAAHQILAGGSAGLVEICLMHPLDVVKTRFQIQRGNTDPTRYKSLGDSFRTIFRTEGLFGFYKGILPPILAETPKRAVKFFTFEQYKKLLGNVSLSPALQPSTFAKARQIIQANGLGLQGLNKGLSATLGRHGVFNMVYFGFYFNVKNIVPVSKDPTLEFLRKFGIGLASGTIASVINIPFDVAKSRIQGPQPVPGEIKYRTCFKTMATVYKEEGFLALYKGLAPKIMRLGPGGAVMLLVYEYASRWLQENW
- the SLC25A21 gene encoding mitochondrial 2-oxodicarboxylate carrier isoform X5 yields the protein MTGKARGFGREAAHQILAGGSAGLVEICLMHPLDVVKTRFQIQRGNTDPTRYKSLGDSFRTIFRTEGLFGFYKGILPPILAETPKRAVKQPSTFAKARQIIQANGLGLQGLNKGLSATLGRHGVFNMVYFGFYFNVKNIVPVSKDPTLEFLRKFGIGLASGTIASVINIPFDVAKSRIQGPQPVPGEIKYRTCFKTMATVYKEEGFLALYKGLAPKIMRLGPGGAVMLLVYEYASRWLQENW